A segment of the Salminus brasiliensis chromosome 5, fSalBra1.hap2, whole genome shotgun sequence genome:
GACATCTGACTTGACCTCAGCAGCAGGGCAGTTCTTCTGATGTTCATGTAGTGCATCTCCAGTAAACGATGCGCCACACAAGTCACAGGGCACCTTCCGCCGCCTTTTGTCTTTTCTACTGCATTTAATAATGTGTCGTTGCAAATAGTCCCTTCTAATGAAGCGTTCTCCACAGCCGGCACATCCAAAAGGTTTTTCTCCCGTATGAAGACGAGTATGCACATTCAACTGCCAATGGGTTTTAAAACGCCGGGGGCAGTACTCGCAGTGGAACTGAAATTTACTGGAGCGCTGTCCCTGTGCACGTGGCAAGAGATTGGAGGTTTCTTTGCTTGGCCGGATCGGAGCATCTGGCACAGGTGCTTTTAAGGCCTCTCCCGAGGACCTTTTGCAGTTTACTGTAAGAACGTGCCTCCTCAACGTCCTTTTAGTGCTATACCCTTTGCCACACCGTTTACAGAAGAAAGGTTTGATCGTAGAATGTAGAACGGACATGTGCCGTGTTAAATTCCTCCGGGAGGAGAACTGCTTCGAGCAGATGTCACACTGGAAAACATCATTTGGCGACTGCATTTTAGTTTGCCAGTCTGTGCCCAAAAGCTCGAGATTGATCTTTTCAATGCGTACCTCAAGCCGCTGTTTCTTGCCTTTACAGCGCGCCTGgtgcagctgcagatgatcGTATCGTGAAAAACTGTTCTCGCATGCCTTACAATGATACGGCTTGGCGTCCGTGTGGGTGAGGATGTGGCGCCTGAGATTTCGGGGTTTTGTAAAGGTTTTTGTACAAAAGCTGCACTTCAGCTCTGTATCATCTACTCCCATATCCTTTACAATCAAAGAATCAAGGGACATGGCTTCGGTTTTTGGAGATTCTTCAGATATCTTCGTCGTACGTTCTTTTAAAGTGTTCTTACAGGAGGCCTTATGCTGATGCAGCTGTTTGGCATCAAATTTCTGACCACAACGCACGCACGCATGCGTCTTCGTCCTAAAGTGAGAGCCAACGTGTCTCAGGAGGTAACTTCTGTACCGGAAACGTTTAGAGCAATGTGGGCAGCATTGCTGAAGCTTTCCTTTGATCTTCTTCCCAATTCCTTTTGACGCCTGGCAAATTTCACTCGCAACAACCGAACCACTGCCTGTGTCCTCGTTTTCCTTTTCGCTTTTCTTCTCACTGAGCGTAGGCTGGGGTTCACTGCCTGTGCAGTTTCTCAGATGTTGATTAATGGTCTTTTTCCTGTAACACTTCTCACACTTTGAACATGGCACAAGAGTCTTAGCCATATGAGCTTGTTCGTGAATTTTCCGACTGCTCAACATGGAAAAGACATGAGGGCAGTACGAGCACTTGAAAGcgtttttctgttcttctggACCTGGGCATTTCTCTTGGTGAACCATGAGGTATTCCTTCCGAGCGAAACGCCTTCCACAATCCTGGCAAAGAAAAGGTTTTTCACCAGTGTGGCGACGGATGTGCCGAATCAGTGAAGCTCGACTCTGAAAATTACGTTTACAAAACTGACATTTGGAAACCATCGATTTTGGCAAATGGGTTAAACAGTGCTCGCTTAGTGCTTTAGAACTAACAAATCGCTTCTGGCATATTCCACATTTGAAATCTTCGGAATTTTTGTCCTCGGCCCTTTCATCTTTAGGCTGGTTCTCGGGTAGCGACCGGGCTGACTTGTTTGATTTGGACTTGTTTTTGTGTGTCGAAATATGTCTGAGTAAGTAGACAGGGAACTTGAACTGCTTTAGGCAATCGGGGCACTCAAGCATACCCTTCTTTACATGGGATTGTCGGTGTTTCAGCAATTCTCCAATGGAGGTGAAAATTTCCTTACAGACAGAACATTGTATCTTTCGCCTGTGTATGTTTTTGTGAGACATCAAATGCCCATGCCTCCCAAAGTTTTTCCCGCAGTCCAAGCAGCGGAAAGGTTTGCTTCCCACATGTTTTTGCAAATGCCTGCTTAATGTATCAGAAGAATTGAAGCATCTTTCACAGAAGCGACAGAAAAAAGATACACTGGGGCCCACAACGGAAGAGTCTTGGTCATCAGCGCTTGATCGTTTTACATTGATCAGGTCGAAATCTTTGCCAATCTGCTTGAAGGTAGACTGATGCAGTTCATGTTTCTTCAGGTGTTTCCAGACTCCAGATTTGAAGGAAAATGCGGCTGGGCATAACTTACACTTATAACGTGTCCCattctcctctttttcttcctcaTATCTCTTGAGGTCACTAGCATTGGCCCTGGTCTTGGCCCGTTTTACGTCCACAATCCCTTTAACTTTAAATTTCTGAAAGCAAGTGTTAATAATATGTCTATTACGATTGGAAGCCAAGCTGAAGGTTTCGGTGCACAGCGGGCATTTATACCTGTTCCCAACTTTTCCTTTCCCTTCCCGAACATATTCCTCTAGACACTGCTGACGCAAATGCCGGGTTCTATTGTAGGAGTACGTAAACACCCGTGGACACATGGGACACTGGAACCAACCAGGTTTCCTGCCTGACACTTGTGAAGCATGATGTCGCACAACACTTTGAGAGCACTCCTCTTTCCTATGCTTGTTCAGATTCCAGGCATATTTGAAATCCATCTGACAACGGTCACAAGTAAAGCGCTTTTCGTCAGAGTGTGATCTCATGTGAGATTTCAGTTGCGCTCGGAGCCGGAAGATCTTTCCACAAACCgggcattttattttttggtccGTTTCGCTTATGTCGACAAGTTTCACAAAACAGTCATGAATCTGACCGCCATCAGCTCCAAGTCCGACAGGGGGTTTATTGGCCCTTTTCTGGTCAATTCCTGAAATTTCTTCAGACTCTTCCATGGGTTCGAATACCAACGGTGTACACTTGACCTTTCGCTTGTGActtttcagtttatattcatcCGGAAGGTACAAACCACAACAACCACATCTATGAGGCGTGACCACTCTATGCCTTTGTTCATGATCGAGATAATAAGCCCTTACGATGAATGGTTTTAGGCAGTACCTACAGTTATATTTTACAACCGCTTTCTTGGACTGCTCATCACGAGACAAAGAACCAAGTGCTTGCCCACAAACGTGTTGCTCCGCCATAGCCTCACTGAAAAAATAGCTTCCACAGGTGACacagcactgaaaatgacacCCCAAgtgttcacagtggtgatgtTCAATAAGCTCATCTAAATGTTGGGAATTCTTTTTGCATGTACAACAGCGAAATGCATTTCCATCATCAGCCTTCTGCTCAGATGTCTGCAGAAGCACAACGGGTTGCAGTTTTTTCATTAATTTCTGAGACGACACCAAGCAAACTTCACTAGTCTTGATCTCAACTGCCATGCCACTAGTTTGTTGCCCTTCTGCGCACACATTCTGCTGTCCAGGAGGTCCCTGCATACCACCAGATACGTCTTGTATCTGCTCTCCAGTGACTGGTTCAATCGTAGCCTTCACAAGAACTGGAGGTTGAGTGTTCATGTCACGGTTTTGAGATGTTTGAGTCATACCTTCACGTGCTGAAGAATGTGTCTCATGTTGGTCTAAAGTTGAATGATCCGGACTACTCAAGAAAGGAAGGCTggattgtgtttttttaaagccaaAACAAGAGTTTAAGAAATCAAAACTGCTGCGTTCAACCTCCCGATTGATGGATGGCGAGCAGGGACCCTCCGTCTGGTCAGCTTGAGGTACACCGTCAAGGGCAGTCTTTTCACAGTCAGGGTTGGAGTCAGTTTCTGGACCAGCAAGCTCAGATTCACGCGTCTCGCTGACCTCTTCAAACTGGCAACCACTTTGGTTATATGCATTGCCACCATTAATGTCATTCTTTTGGCTACTTGAATCCAAGGCACAAACAGAAGTAATCTGAGAATTCTCAGTATCTTTGCAGTTTTGGTTTAATTCCTCAACACAGCATCCATTCTGAATTAGACATGTTCTGTCTGCCAGGTTTTCCTCACGTTCTACAGAGCACCCATTTTCACGGTCTGTGCTACTTATGTTTAAGCTCTGATCTTGGAGATCTGAGAGAGACTTCTCCTGCAGGCTAACATCATCCATCACATTCAGACGGCCCCTTCCACTCTCACACTCTGACTCATGCGATTCCTTGTTGTCAGAATTTGTGGAGTCTGCTTTTTCCTTGTTGCTTGCTGCCAATGCACTACTCAAACGATCAGTATGGAACAACGTCGAAGGATATTTTTTCAATTCGTTTGTTTCCTTAATAGTGCCAATGTCCACCTCAGAGCAGCTGCCAACATCTGAATTGCCATCAAGACTGGCCAACAAACCAGGGTTTTGTTTTGTCCCATATGAACATGCATCCAGGACAGAGGATACATTTTTTGTGGAATCCAGCTGATTTGTTTTCACTTGCTGACCTTTCTCAGAGTTGATCAATTTCCCTCCCTCTTGCCATGGTGGTTCATGGCAGGTATCCTGAAGAGAATCTGCTTCAGTACTCAAACAGTCTGATGTGGGGATTGTTTCAGAAACCATCCTACTTGAAATGCTATCTTCTTTTATAAGATGGTCAATATGACGTTCACAGCTCTCCTCAGACTCCAAGGACACTCTCAAAGCGTTCAATCCATGAGCCATCGCTTTGACTGGAGTGTTCAGTAAAAATCTGCAGATCTCAAGtcctggggaaaaaaaaaaaaaaaaagtataaaaaaaaataataaattaactaCGTTTATAACAGTTTAACAAAGGAAGAAATGAAAGAAGTCAGTGCTTACCCAACTGTATCCAGCCGAATCAGTGGGAAGACTGCAATTCAGTTGTCTGAAGGACTGTGTAAGGAGAAAGAAACTCAATTAGGCATGTCAAAATTATAGGAAGCGGTCTTCAAGTCACAGAAATGGTGAGAAAGCCATTGTAGTAGATTTAATGTATGTTTGATCAGATAATGCtgctatttcttttttttatatacctgTAGTCCATTTACATATGCTACACTTACAACAATGTACCTCTAGATACAATGTTAACAAGTAGTGTTCATTGAGAATTTGAGAGTCACA
Coding sequences within it:
- the znf1035 gene encoding zinc finger protein 1035 isoform X2 produces the protein MAHGLNALRVSLESEESCERHIDHLIKEDSISSRMVSETIPTSDCLSTEADSLQDTCHEPPWQEGGKLINSEKGQQVKTNQLDSTKNVSSVLDACSYGTKQNPGLLASLDGNSDVGSCSEVDIGTIKETNELKKYPSTLFHTDRLSSALAASNKEKADSTNSDNKESHESECESGRGRLNVMDDVSLQEKSLSDLQDQSLNISSTDRENGCSVEREENLADRTCLIQNGCCVEELNQNCKDTENSQITSVCALDSSSQKNDINGGNAYNQSGCQFEEVSETRESELAGPETDSNPDCEKTALDGVPQADQTEGPCSPSINREVERSSFDFLNSCFGFKKTQSSLPFLSSPDHSTLDQHETHSSAREGMTQTSQNRDMNTQPPVLVKATIEPVTGEQIQDVSGGMQGPPGQQNVCAEGQQTSGMAVEIKTSEVCLVSSQKLMKKLQPVVLLQTSEQKADDGNAFRCCTCKKNSQHLDELIEHHHCEHLGCHFQCCVTCGSYFFSEAMAEQHVCGQALGSLSRDEQSKKAVVKYNCRYCLKPFIVRAYYLDHEQRHRVVTPHRCGCCGLYLPDEYKLKSHKRKVKCTPLVFEPMEESEEISGIDQKRANKPPVGLGADGGQIHDCFVKLVDISETDQKIKCPVCGKIFRLRAQLKSHMRSHSDEKRFTCDRCQMDFKYAWNLNKHRKEECSQSVVRHHASQVSGRKPGWFQCPMCPRVFTYSYNRTRHLRQQCLEEYVREGKGKVGNRYKCPLCTETFSLASNRNRHIINTCFQKFKVKGIVDVKRAKTRANASDLKRYEEEKEENGTRYKCKLCPAAFSFKSGVWKHLKKHELHQSTFKQIGKDFDLINVKRSSADDQDSSVVGPSVSFFCRFCERCFNSSDTLSRHLQKHVGSKPFRCLDCGKNFGRHGHLMSHKNIHRRKIQCSVCKEIFTSIGELLKHRQSHVKKGMLECPDCLKQFKFPVYLLRHISTHKNKSKSNKSARSLPENQPKDERAEDKNSEDFKCGICQKRFVSSKALSEHCLTHLPKSMVSKCQFCKRNFQSRASLIRHIRRHTGEKPFLCQDCGRRFARKEYLMVHQEKCPGPEEQKNAFKCSYCPHVFSMLSSRKIHEQAHMAKTLVPCSKCEKCYRKKTINQHLRNCTGSEPQPTLSEKKSEKENEDTGSGSVVASEICQASKGIGKKIKGKLQQCCPHCSKRFRYRSYLLRHVGSHFRTKTHACVRCGQKFDAKQLHQHKASCKNTLKERTTKISEESPKTEAMSLDSLIVKDMGVDDTELKCSFCTKTFTKPRNLRRHILTHTDAKPYHCKACENSFSRYDHLQLHQARCKGKKQRLEVRIEKINLELLGTDWQTKMQSPNDVFQCDICSKQFSSRRNLTRHMSVLHSTIKPFFCKRCGKGYSTKRTLRRHVLTVNCKRSSGEALKAPVPDAPIRPSKETSNLLPRAQGQRSSKFQFHCEYCPRRFKTHWQLNVHTRLHTGEKPFGCAGCGERFIRRDYLQRHIIKCSRKDKRRRKVPCDLCGASFTGDALHEHQKNCPAAEVKSDVPTQLQQHFLTKHRSDGLKRSDDLEDQPLKDEPVDARYGDNLPSSSQVLGHQNPNGKKEKLYECHHCKLRFVTSSGLAMHVRTHTADYPLSCNKCSKGFWNKVMLQKHKRKCKNRKVFPKRDHNLESAPSSELELNEDTVLVIKKGSKTTGTGVLQTKFSCKDHDKGILDKDHVVVNKYQCSECDQSFTDGLRLISHLEDHGREDLQRRVGKKHQCQQCGKTFDQAGMLQRHMKIQHQKSTPNACPECFRKFRSPSDLDIHRSCHDPNRPVVCSTCNLRFWTAKALKIHEGHAHPPIEMVKASESTEAGSSKVFACQPCNRSYSTRKSYMRHCKSKHPESLERREAKSAAKDQPLDANEPDVSDSGEVADPGSGDDSDSAPYFPCHVCGKTFVTSERLEDHQRCHLGEKPYECEECGKCFFQLVYLQQHQRSHKTEFQCNMCGKGFISIFALRKHKHTHVTKRPHRCTKCHLRFTGSSQLAEHMITHRNENFPCDLCHETFSCKSSRAEHRKTHAEQEEELPPLLPPAEQASPPPPPPQQPSPPPATIQSYSSLNIGQQFMYRCGVCQLRFKDPEQLSEHGCSPAEERPYSCPECNKHFLHGSHLKKHQLSHQLSGPRSFQCKSCHMRFTQRHQYLTHLRRHSDEPPDSEIREKDKLPAANDLDPDKIYKCPICPESFAQALELANHLSVHSHMCSVCKKTFPSKQQLEEHEQCHLSAATQYECTECGNSFLGSDSFRQHNCARQKRLFSDTQHERSSKSPPRKKRSSGTSFKVVVEEEEEEEEVDVGEDFYNCPLCNKRFSSSSSLQEHQKLHDDGRPFKCLVCGKGFMKKKYLTQHQQLHSEQPYRCEFCSESFKTESRLLSHRRTHDATRKHQCSLCNKSYRTPSQLSKHAKKHPELQRQKEGSGDHRCDMCYKSFALLSQLQKHQETHVGQVVYECTECDKAFAFLNLLEEHQQTHVTATHASQSPVHILFQSPVDESIL
- the znf1035 gene encoding zinc finger protein 1035 isoform X1, which gives rise to MAHGLNALRVSLESEESCERHIDHLIKEDSISSRMVSETIPTSDCLSTEADSLQDTCHEPPWQEGGKLINSEKGQQVKTNQLDSTKNVSSVLDACSYGTKQNPGLLASLDGNSDVGSCSEVDIGTIKETNELKKYPSTLFHTDRLSSALAASNKEKADSTNSDNKESHESECESGRGRLNVMDDVSLQEKSLSDLQDQSLNISSTDRENGCSVEREENLADRTCLIQNGCCVEELNQNCKDTENSQITSVCALDSSSQKNDINGGNAYNQSGCQFEEVSETRESELAGPETDSNPDCEKTALDGVPQADQTEGPCSPSINREVERSSFDFLNSCFGFKKTQSSLPFLSSPDHSTLDQHETHSSAREGMTQTSQNRDMNTQPPVLVKATIEPVTGEQIQDVSGGMQGPPGQQNVCAEGQQTSGMAVEIKTSEVCLVSSQKLMKKLQPVVLLQTSEQKADDGNAFRCCTCKKNSQHLDELIEHHHCEHLGCHFQCCVTCGSYFFSEAMAEQHVCGQALGSLSRDEQSKKAVVKYNCRYCLKPFIVRAYYLDHEQRHRVVTPHRCGCCGLYLPDEYKLKSHKRKVKCTPLVFEPMEESEEISGIDQKRANKPPVGLGADGGQIHDCFVKLVDISETDQKIKCPVCGKIFRLRAQLKSHMRSHSDEKRFTCDRCQMDFKYAWNLNKHRKEECSQSVVRHHASQVSGRKPGWFQCPMCPRVFTYSYNRTRHLRQQCLEEYVREGKGKVGNRYKCPLCTETFSLASNRNRHIINTCFQKFKVKGIVDVKRAKTRANASDLKRYEEEKEENGTRYKCKLCPAAFSFKSGVWKHLKKHELHQSTFKQIGKDFDLINVKRSSADDQDSSVVGPSVSFFCRFCERCFNSSDTLSRHLQKHVGSKPFRCLDCGKNFGRHGHLMSHKNIHRRKIQCSVCKEIFTSIGELLKHRQSHVKKGMLECPDCLKQFKFPVYLLRHISTHKNKSKSNKSARSLPENQPKDERAEDKNSEDFKCGICQKRFVSSKALSEHCLTHLPKSMVSKCQFCKRNFQSRASLIRHIRRHTGEKPFLCQDCGRRFARKEYLMVHQEKCPGPEEQKNAFKCSYCPHVFSMLSSRKIHEQAHMAKTLVPCSKCEKCYRKKTINQHLRNCTGSEPQPTLSEKKSEKENEDTGSGSVVASEICQASKGIGKKIKGKLQQCCPHCSKRFRYRSYLLRHVGSHFRTKTHACVRCGQKFDAKQLHQHKASCKNTLKERTTKISEESPKTEAMSLDSLIVKDMGVDDTELKCSFCTKTFTKPRNLRRHILTHTDAKPYHCKACENSFSRYDHLQLHQARCKGKKQRLEVRIEKINLELLGTDWQTKMQSPNDVFQCDICSKQFSSRRNLTRHMSVLHSTIKPFFCKRCGKGYSTKRTLRRHVLTVNCKRSSGEALKAPVPDAPIRPSKETSNLLPRAQGQRSSKFQFHCEYCPRRFKTHWQLNVHTRLHTGEKPFGCAGCGERFIRRDYLQRHIIKCSRKDKRRRKVPCDLCGASFTGDALHEHQKNCPAAEVKSDVPTQASSTCSPEKFKGFSCGSCNDRFLLFSQLQQHFLTKHRSDGLKRSDDLEDQPLKDEPVDARYGDNLPSSSQVLGHQNPNGKKEKLYECHHCKLRFVTSSGLAMHVRTHTADYPLSCNKCSKGFWNKVMLQKHKRKCKNRKVFPKRDHNLESAPSSELELNEDTVLVIKKGSKTTGTGVLQTKFSCKDHDKGILDKDHVVVNKYQCSECDQSFTDGLRLISHLEDHGREDLQRRVGKKHQCQQCGKTFDQAGMLQRHMKIQHQKSTPNACPECFRKFRSPSDLDIHRSCHDPNRPVVCSTCNLRFWTAKALKIHEGHAHPPIEMVKASESTEAGSSKVFACQPCNRSYSTRKSYMRHCKSKHPESLERREAKSAAKDQPLDANEPDVSDSGEVADPGSGDDSDSAPYFPCHVCGKTFVTSERLEDHQRCHLGEKPYECEECGKCFFQLVYLQQHQRSHKTEFQCNMCGKGFISIFALRKHKHTHVTKRPHRCTKCHLRFTGSSQLAEHMITHRNENFPCDLCHETFSCKSSRAEHRKTHAEQEEELPPLLPPAEQASPPPPPPQQPSPPPATIQSYSSLNIGQQFMYRCGVCQLRFKDPEQLSEHGCSPAEERPYSCPECNKHFLHGSHLKKHQLSHQLSGPRSFQCKSCHMRFTQRHQYLTHLRRHSDEPPDSEIREKDKLPAANDLDPDKIYKCPICPESFAQALELANHLSVHSHMCSVCKKTFPSKQQLEEHEQCHLSAATQYECTECGNSFLGSDSFRQHNCARQKRLFSDTQHERSSKSPPRKKRSSGTSFKVVVEEEEEEEEVDVGEDFYNCPLCNKRFSSSSSLQEHQKLHDDGRPFKCLVCGKGFMKKKYLTQHQQLHSEQPYRCEFCSESFKTESRLLSHRRTHDATRKHQCSLCNKSYRTPSQLSKHAKKHPELQRQKEGSGDHRCDMCYKSFALLSQLQKHQETHVGQVVYECTECDKAFAFLNLLEEHQQTHVTATHASQSPVHILFQSPVDESIL